A stretch of the Roseomonas gilardii genome encodes the following:
- a CDS encoding helix-turn-helix domain-containing protein, with the protein MSRKRRTPRRDLDPLLGEIAVIVKRIRTSKRMTTREVADKAEVEVQTIFGAEAGLQNLTLTTFAKLARGLGVQPVELLPPLEHPADAVEVPPKASAEAPAAAAKPAGEPRRMEDLDTVLEEIHRLSRLALAMRTRSIISH; encoded by the coding sequence ATGTCCCGCAAGCGCCGGACTCCCAGGCGGGATCTCGATCCCCTGCTCGGGGAGATCGCTGTCATCGTGAAGCGGATCCGGACCTCCAAGCGGATGACGACGAGGGAGGTGGCGGATAAGGCGGAGGTCGAGGTCCAGACGATCTTTGGCGCGGAGGCCGGGCTTCAGAACCTTACCCTGACGACCTTCGCCAAGCTGGCCCGTGGCCTCGGCGTGCAGCCCGTAGAGCTTCTGCCCCCGCTCGAGCACCCGGCCGATGCCGTGGAGGTGCCGCCGAAAGCCTCCGCCGAGGCGCCCGCCGCTGCGGCAAAGCCGGCCGGGGAGCCCAGGCGCATGGAGGATCTCGACACCGTGCTGGAAGAAATCCATCGCCTGAGCCGGCTCGCTCTGGCCATGCGGACGCGCTCCATCATCTCCCACTAG
- a CDS encoding DotH/IcmK family type IV secretion protein — MALMSASASAQAPPQPAATPADRAATRDRILEDAIPLTPEMIRELARRFGEVQRAREESVAIIAAPVSRPVNAGFQPGQPTSIVQTVRGYPTALSFFDATGQPWPIAWDTNSNNANVSGGGGAGVGGCSTSPNAGPAGPGGPAAELAGFHVCVPVRGSNTIQITPMSMAPRGGLLVNLQGAPKPISFLLVAGQARYDADVSIHVASRGPNARIQIDTRPGAPVTGAPYLTAMLSGVAPADAVPLAVSGVSPDAVRAWRLGNQIYLRTSHTLLSPPWDASQYGEGGTTVYALPQTPVVLLSVNNRTVSAELREER, encoded by the coding sequence ATGGCCCTGATGAGCGCCTCGGCGTCCGCCCAGGCACCGCCACAGCCGGCCGCCACGCCGGCCGACCGCGCCGCAACCCGGGATCGTATCCTGGAGGACGCGATCCCGCTCACGCCGGAGATGATCCGCGAACTCGCACGCCGTTTCGGCGAGGTGCAGCGGGCACGCGAGGAAAGCGTGGCCATCATCGCCGCCCCGGTCAGCCGTCCGGTCAACGCCGGCTTCCAGCCGGGCCAGCCGACCTCGATCGTGCAGACCGTCCGTGGCTACCCCACGGCGCTCAGCTTCTTCGATGCCACGGGCCAGCCCTGGCCCATCGCCTGGGACACCAACTCCAACAACGCGAATGTCTCCGGTGGGGGAGGCGCTGGCGTCGGCGGCTGCTCCACCTCGCCCAATGCCGGGCCGGCTGGACCCGGCGGGCCGGCGGCCGAGCTCGCGGGCTTTCATGTCTGTGTTCCGGTCCGCGGGTCGAACACCATCCAGATCACGCCCATGTCGATGGCACCGCGCGGTGGGCTGCTCGTCAACCTCCAGGGCGCCCCCAAGCCGATCTCCTTCCTGCTGGTGGCGGGCCAGGCGCGCTACGACGCGGATGTGAGCATCCATGTGGCCAGCCGTGGGCCGAACGCCCGCATCCAGATCGACACACGGCCCGGGGCGCCGGTCACCGGCGCTCCGTACCTGACCGCCATGCTGTCAGGCGTGGCGCCGGCCGATGCGGTGCCGCTCGCCGTCAGCGGCGTCTCCCCCGATGCCGTGCGTGCCTGGCGCCTGGGCAACCAGATCTATCTGCGCACGAGCCACACGCTGCTCTCCCCGCCCTGGGACGCCTCGCAGTACGGCGAGGGCGGCACCACGGTCTACGCGCTGCCGCAGACGCCGGTGGTGCTGCTTTCGGTCAACAACCGCACGGTTTCGGCCGAGCTGCGGGAGGAGCGTTAG
- a CDS encoding HNH endonuclease, with protein MMRLPSLPLSSHPSAWGGALGAGWREASPVSPAHAAPCRFCGAYATGRQEAFHLNGDHANDAAGNLAWACTLCHLTQHLDVASAERAATLIWLPEMPQQAIFAITRSAHLALLAADEDPALDTLPRQDSPVIVAAWRALSTLRAREAACERRLRTTDPATLGGALLGLTAHAYVNRSTLLQGVRLLPLGRLVRDDKDIYPELLRAWAEPPARQASRTEAA; from the coding sequence ATGATGCGCCTCCCGTCGCTGCCACTCTCGTCCCATCCCTCCGCCTGGGGCGGGGCTCTCGGAGCAGGCTGGCGGGAGGCGTCCCCTGTCTCCCCCGCCCACGCCGCCCCCTGCCGGTTCTGTGGCGCCTACGCCACGGGCCGGCAGGAGGCCTTTCACCTGAACGGCGACCACGCCAACGACGCGGCCGGCAACCTCGCCTGGGCCTGCACCCTCTGCCACCTGACGCAACATCTGGACGTGGCCTCGGCCGAGCGCGCGGCCACCCTGATCTGGCTGCCGGAGATGCCGCAGCAGGCGATTTTCGCCATCACGCGGAGTGCCCATCTGGCGCTCCTCGCCGCGGATGAGGATCCGGCCCTCGACACTCTGCCTCGCCAGGACAGCCCGGTCATCGTGGCGGCCTGGCGCGCCCTGAGCACGCTGCGTGCCCGCGAGGCGGCCTGCGAGCGGCGGCTTCGCACCACCGATCCCGCAACCCTGGGGGGCGCGCTGCTCGGCCTCACCGCGCACGCCTACGTCAACCGCAGCACGCTGCTGCAAGGCGTCCGCCTGCTCCCCCTCGGGCGCCTGGTGCGGGATGACAAGGACATCTACCCGGAGCTGCTGCGTGCCTGGGCCGAGCCGCCGGCCCGGCAGGCAAGCCGAACGGAGGCCGCATGA
- a CDS encoding DotD/TraH family lipoprotein (Members of this family include DotD of type IVB secretion systems and TraH of plasmid conjugative plasmid systems, both lipoproteins.), with protein sequence MARMHTRLVPALIGMVALAGCATRGPTAEIATPGMPNPEIALRQSMEQVSRQLSQLGGVSQSDLAARRGQVVPEELQRPIAFTWSGPLADGVRKLADAVGYRVVVSSVEGVERPQPVPVTVNLPATTVVDAFAALGEQAGAYATVQLDPASRTVQVVHRV encoded by the coding sequence ATGGCGAGGATGCACACCCGGCTGGTGCCGGCATTGATCGGAATGGTCGCCCTGGCGGGGTGCGCCACGCGCGGCCCGACGGCGGAAATCGCCACCCCTGGCATGCCCAACCCGGAGATCGCGCTGCGGCAGTCCATGGAACAGGTCAGTCGGCAGCTTTCCCAGCTTGGCGGCGTCAGCCAGTCCGACCTTGCGGCGCGGCGCGGCCAGGTGGTGCCAGAGGAGCTGCAGCGGCCGATCGCCTTCACCTGGAGCGGCCCGCTTGCCGATGGTGTGCGCAAGCTCGCCGACGCAGTGGGCTACCGGGTGGTGGTGTCCAGCGTCGAGGGCGTGGAGCGGCCTCAGCCCGTGCCCGTCACGGTCAACCTGCCCGCGACGACGGTGGTCGACGCCTTCGCGGCGCTGGGAGAGCAGGCCGGGGCCTACGCCACGGTCCAGCTCGATCCGGCTTCCCGCACGGTCCAGGTGGTGCATCGTGTCTGA
- a CDS encoding DotI/IcmL/TraM family protein, translating into MQNARAAVSNRLSDPEFQGRLVNRLTMLCVAMATVTVAALAHSYWLQTRPSETRYFLVDGRNPPRPIRALESPVVDDTQLLEWTVRAVLAAYNVNYHDYPTQLNTAGRRFSIQGWNSFAQSYMAGGSFEAMKRGRMVCYAQAQRAATIADTRISSGRLTYNIQFPVMQTCENSQQTSTNNLVISAMVVRTNDEDRPDGLVIDQLVAIAR; encoded by the coding sequence ATGCAGAATGCCCGCGCGGCCGTGAGCAACAGGCTGAGCGATCCCGAGTTCCAGGGCCGCCTGGTGAACCGCCTCACGATGCTCTGCGTCGCCATGGCGACCGTCACCGTCGCGGCACTCGCTCACTCCTACTGGCTTCAGACACGCCCCAGCGAGACACGCTACTTCCTCGTCGATGGCCGTAATCCACCGCGGCCGATCCGGGCACTGGAAAGCCCGGTGGTGGATGACACGCAGCTGCTGGAATGGACGGTGCGCGCCGTCCTCGCAGCCTACAACGTCAACTATCACGACTATCCGACCCAGCTGAACACGGCCGGACGCCGCTTCTCGATCCAGGGCTGGAACAGCTTCGCGCAGAGCTACATGGCAGGCGGCAGCTTCGAGGCCATGAAGCGCGGCCGCATGGTGTGCTACGCCCAGGCGCAGCGTGCGGCCACCATCGCGGACACGCGGATCAGCAGTGGCCGGCTGACCTACAACATCCAGTTCCCGGTCATGCAGACCTGCGAGAATTCGCAGCAGACCAGCACGAACAATCTGGTGATCTCGGCGATGGTGGTTCGCACCAATGACGAGGATCGTCCGGACGGCCTGGTGATCGACCAGTTGGTCGCGATTGCCCGATGA
- a CDS encoding FitA-like ribbon-helix-helix domain-containing protein yields the protein MGQLLVRGLDDRLIQTLRQRAARSGRSVEAEHRALLEQVLGPEAETFADVAARLRAQSPPQSTDSADLLRADRDREQGRDY from the coding sequence ATGGGCCAGTTGCTGGTCAGAGGCCTGGACGACAGGCTCATCCAGACCCTCAGGCAGAGAGCAGCACGCTCGGGCCGTTCCGTCGAGGCCGAGCATCGGGCATTGCTCGAGCAGGTATTGGGGCCGGAGGCTGAGACCTTTGCCGATGTCGCGGCGCGCCTGCGTGCCCAATCGCCCCCACAGAGCACCGACAGCGCCGACCTCCTGCGGGCCGACCGCGACCGGGAGCAAGGTCGGGACTATTGA
- a CDS encoding ATP-binding protein, with product MIATAITRALAGLSLALRQPLSAYCTIETAHGDALVTRQCDYLSVIRLDGMRRMARRDDVARIATAQRMDLSGALEERGHAIVGWYVSDPEMAGVEIDRLNLASCRTIARELGLDVSDVLDERAALWPRIMRWEAAYYVLWTRRAVLTKEERRQMAEEQATLSREGPRSGHSQRYYLRSEVMSARHAAFVSRVVAALQNNDVASHELNAHEALRVIREAVYRETAGSDWKATLPGDRVMPRASEDPDGGESAAPGMLWPAVADQLFHADAETLSGQRVRIGDHDYAHVDMAVGPEDPRPFVELSARLGKDGIPWRAAFAVEGGGRNAMQVKEIAATFFSMFPGNADIRRAFEALRQARNDDGHIGVRLRASFATWAPTGETRLLRRRASTLAQRIEGWGNCKATAVAGDPLEGALSSVPGLALTSTGTPQIALLGDAFAMLPWNRTASPWEQGSVLFRRPDGAIWPYDPSGGDKRPLVCDVFIAPPGSGKSVLANCINLGLVLSPAVLGTRGAKLPLIGKADIGPSAQGFVRLIREALGPEREHEAIFVTMQFGHGYEVNIFDLQAGCHYPLPLERSFLQNFLALATTPPDTSTPFEGMAQLIGAVIDEAYRLCTDVTGGSPKPYRAGVEPEVDAALLHHGIDLGGDEPWWRDAVDALVAVGEMRLAEVAQRHAVPVLQDLIAAARSDQIRDAFKDLHIAETSESACTLFERYVYDLIRRFPSLSKPTRLDFGPARIIVLDLAAVAPAGSAAANRQTELMYMLARHLLARNFFLHPDYAELVPEPVRDFHRERMREAMEAVKRLDYDEWHRTKGSPLVRAQAELDVREGRKHNIQLGFSSQRLEDIGEAIVAQSTGRFILRTGDEREREEVITRFDLSAASADVVRYSLNGPGPNGAPFLAVLLAGGAKYEQMLVNSLGPVELWALSTTPGDTSLRNRLYAAVGFSEALRRLARVFDRGSAVKEIERRKNERLKRGELDTRAEAGVVDELAAELIDGKGLGIVLRGMAGDQG from the coding sequence ATGATCGCCACCGCGATCACCCGTGCCCTCGCTGGCCTGTCCCTCGCCCTGCGCCAGCCGCTGAGCGCCTATTGCACGATCGAGACCGCGCATGGTGACGCGCTGGTCACCCGGCAATGCGACTACCTCAGCGTCATTCGCCTCGATGGCATGCGCCGCATGGCCAGGCGCGACGATGTGGCGAGGATCGCCACGGCGCAACGGATGGACCTCTCGGGCGCGCTGGAGGAGCGCGGCCATGCCATCGTCGGCTGGTACGTCTCGGACCCCGAAATGGCCGGCGTGGAGATCGACCGCCTCAATCTCGCCTCCTGCCGCACCATTGCCCGGGAGCTCGGCCTCGACGTCTCGGACGTGCTCGACGAGCGCGCCGCGCTGTGGCCGAGGATCATGCGCTGGGAGGCCGCCTACTATGTGCTCTGGACCCGCCGCGCCGTCCTGACCAAGGAGGAGCGCCGGCAGATGGCCGAGGAGCAGGCGACGCTGTCGCGCGAGGGGCCTCGCTCGGGTCACAGCCAGCGCTATTACCTGCGCTCCGAGGTGATGTCGGCGCGCCATGCCGCCTTCGTGTCGCGGGTCGTCGCCGCGCTGCAGAACAATGATGTGGCCAGCCATGAGCTGAACGCCCATGAGGCGCTCAGGGTGATCCGCGAGGCGGTCTACCGCGAGACCGCTGGCTCGGACTGGAAGGCGACGCTGCCCGGCGACCGCGTGATGCCACGGGCAAGCGAGGATCCCGATGGCGGCGAGAGCGCAGCGCCCGGCATGCTATGGCCGGCCGTGGCGGACCAGCTGTTCCATGCCGATGCGGAGACGCTGAGCGGCCAGCGGGTGCGGATCGGCGACCATGACTATGCCCATGTCGACATGGCGGTCGGGCCGGAGGACCCCAGGCCGTTCGTGGAACTGTCCGCGCGGCTCGGCAAGGACGGCATCCCCTGGCGCGCCGCGTTCGCCGTCGAGGGCGGCGGCCGCAACGCCATGCAGGTCAAGGAGATCGCGGCAACGTTCTTCTCGATGTTCCCGGGCAACGCCGATATCCGGCGGGCCTTCGAGGCGCTGCGGCAGGCCCGCAACGACGACGGCCATATCGGCGTCCGCCTGCGAGCCTCCTTCGCCACCTGGGCACCGACCGGCGAGACCCGCCTGCTGCGCCGGCGCGCCTCGACCCTGGCCCAACGGATCGAGGGCTGGGGCAACTGCAAGGCGACGGCGGTGGCTGGCGATCCCCTGGAGGGGGCGCTGTCCAGCGTGCCGGGCCTGGCGCTGACCTCCACCGGCACCCCGCAGATCGCCCTGCTGGGCGACGCTTTCGCGATGCTTCCGTGGAACCGCACCGCCTCGCCGTGGGAGCAGGGATCGGTGCTGTTCCGCCGGCCCGATGGCGCGATCTGGCCCTACGATCCCTCCGGCGGCGACAAGCGTCCGCTGGTGTGCGACGTCTTCATCGCCCCGCCCGGCTCGGGCAAGTCGGTCCTGGCCAACTGCATCAACCTCGGGCTGGTCCTCAGCCCGGCGGTGCTCGGCACCAGGGGCGCGAAGCTGCCGCTGATCGGCAAGGCCGATATCGGGCCTTCGGCGCAGGGCTTCGTGCGCCTGATCCGGGAGGCGCTCGGGCCCGAGCGGGAGCACGAGGCGATCTTCGTGACCATGCAGTTCGGCCACGGCTACGAGGTCAACATCTTCGACCTCCAGGCCGGGTGCCACTACCCGCTGCCGCTGGAGCGGTCCTTTCTGCAGAACTTCCTGGCGCTGGCCACCACGCCACCGGACACCTCCACGCCCTTCGAGGGCATGGCGCAGTTGATCGGCGCGGTCATCGACGAGGCTTACCGGCTCTGCACGGACGTGACCGGCGGCTCGCCCAAGCCCTACCGCGCCGGGGTCGAGCCCGAGGTCGACGCGGCGCTGCTGCACCATGGGATCGACCTGGGCGGCGACGAGCCCTGGTGGCGCGACGCGGTGGACGCGCTCGTCGCGGTGGGCGAGATGCGGCTGGCCGAGGTGGCGCAGCGCCATGCCGTGCCGGTGCTGCAGGACCTGATCGCCGCCGCGCGTTCGGACCAGATCCGCGATGCCTTCAAGGACCTGCACATCGCCGAGACGAGCGAATCCGCCTGCACCCTGTTCGAGCGCTACGTCTACGACCTGATCCGGCGCTTCCCCTCGCTGAGCAAGCCCACCCGGCTGGATTTCGGACCGGCCCGTATCATCGTGCTCGATCTCGCCGCCGTGGCACCCGCGGGCTCCGCCGCGGCGAACCGGCAGACCGAGCTCATGTACATGCTGGCGCGGCACCTGCTGGCCCGGAACTTCTTCCTGCACCCGGACTATGCCGAACTGGTGCCCGAGCCGGTGCGCGACTTCCACCGCGAGCGCATGCGCGAGGCGATGGAGGCGGTCAAGCGGCTCGACTACGACGAGTGGCATCGCACCAAAGGCAGCCCGCTGGTGCGTGCCCAGGCCGAGCTGGATGTGCGCGAGGGACGAAAGCACAACATCCAACTGGGTTTCTCCTCGCAGCGCCTGGAGGATATCGGCGAGGCGATCGTGGCCCAGAGCACCGGCCGCTTCATCCTGCGCACCGGCGACGAGCGGGAGCGCGAGGAGGTCATCACCCGCTTCGACCTGTCGGCCGCGAGCGCCGACGTGGTGCGCTACTCCCTCAATGGTCCTGGTCCGAACGGCGCGCCGTTCCTCGCCGTGCTGCTGGCCGGGGGTGCCAAGTACGAGCAGATGCTGGTCAACTCGCTCGGGCCGGTCGAGCTATGGGCCTTGAGCACGACGCCGGGGGACACCAGCCTGCGCAACCGCCTCTACGCGGCGGTGGGCTTCTCGGAGGCGCTGCGGCGGCTGGCGCGGGTGTTCGACCGTGGCTCGGCGGTGAAGGAGATCGAACGCCGCAAGAACGAACGCCTGAAGCGCGGCGAACTCGATACCCGTGCCGAGGCGGGCGTGGTGGACGAACTCGCGGCCGAGCTGATCGACGGCAAGGGGCTTGGCATCGTGTTGCGCGGCATGGCGGGGGATCAGGGGTAG
- a CDS encoding DotG/IcmE/VirB10 family protein has protein sequence MSDTAIRRSRGFRNPFSRALAAGPLRLAGIAGVAVALIGTIAWATMHEKAVSPESRTARQPLVNTLPGGTNSTPYQDRLAVVANQQQAARAQEAGQSFTPPIAASQRNPATGLVLPDPVTPPGAVGPPPSLPTAATAPPSPPFVAPVPAPQARHAPATPPVLFASAPPTSAASPQGPIRTVAQTGTTSPQVDDPAFRVAVNNLFGSWQGRPAQTTVTLVPSSTSAGEADQDGRPRSAAAAPLARRMADDGRSSRDATEAASEGRAATSRQGRLLMPAGRGLYAHTVLAVNSETGGPIVLQADSGPLAGARLIGSFSTAGQSNRLVVRVDRVQFQGRSIQAEAIVVAPDTMETAVATSVDQRVLERFVLPGAAAFIAGIGQAVATTSNSYTQLGPLGGASVITRLNPEQQLAVGAGVAAQQVGRALQQAAPRGPTIHLAANAPVGIMFLNDLRAED, from the coding sequence ATGTCCGACACCGCCATCCGGCGCAGCAGGGGCTTTCGGAACCCGTTCAGCCGTGCCCTGGCCGCCGGACCGTTGCGCCTCGCGGGCATCGCCGGGGTTGCCGTGGCCCTCATCGGGACCATTGCCTGGGCCACCATGCACGAGAAGGCGGTGTCGCCGGAGAGTCGCACCGCGCGGCAGCCACTGGTCAATACCCTGCCCGGTGGCACCAACTCCACGCCATACCAGGATCGGCTGGCGGTTGTCGCGAACCAGCAGCAGGCGGCTCGCGCTCAGGAGGCTGGGCAGTCCTTCACCCCGCCGATCGCGGCGAGCCAGCGCAATCCGGCCACGGGCCTGGTACTGCCGGACCCGGTGACGCCGCCGGGCGCGGTCGGACCACCTCCCTCGCTGCCAACCGCGGCCACGGCGCCGCCCTCGCCACCATTCGTGGCCCCGGTTCCGGCACCGCAGGCGCGACACGCGCCGGCCACGCCGCCGGTCCTGTTCGCGTCCGCGCCACCGACCAGCGCGGCGAGCCCGCAAGGCCCGATCCGCACCGTCGCGCAGACCGGCACGACCTCGCCTCAGGTGGACGACCCGGCGTTCCGGGTGGCGGTGAACAACCTGTTCGGCAGCTGGCAGGGGCGGCCGGCGCAAACCACGGTGACGCTCGTGCCCTCCTCCACCTCGGCGGGGGAGGCCGACCAGGATGGCCGCCCACGTTCCGCTGCGGCGGCGCCGTTGGCACGGCGGATGGCGGATGATGGCCGGTCATCACGGGACGCGACCGAGGCGGCGAGTGAGGGTCGCGCTGCCACGTCCCGGCAGGGGCGCCTGCTGATGCCGGCCGGTCGCGGCCTCTACGCGCATACCGTGCTGGCGGTGAACTCCGAGACCGGCGGCCCCATCGTGCTGCAGGCCGATAGCGGACCGCTCGCGGGGGCGCGCCTGATCGGCAGCTTCAGCACGGCCGGGCAGAGCAACCGGCTCGTGGTGCGCGTCGACCGCGTGCAGTTCCAGGGTCGCTCGATCCAGGCTGAGGCCATCGTGGTGGCGCCCGACACCATGGAGACGGCCGTCGCCACCAGCGTCGACCAGCGGGTTCTGGAACGCTTCGTGCTGCCTGGTGCCGCGGCCTTCATCGCGGGCATCGGGCAGGCGGTGGCCACCACCTCGAACAGCTACACGCAGCTTGGCCCGCTGGGTGGCGCCTCGGTCATCACCCGCCTGAACCCGGAGCAGCAACTCGCGGTCGGAGCCGGTGTCGCCGCGCAGCAGGTCGGCCGCGCCCTGCAGCAGGCCGCCCCGCGTGGCCCCACCATTCACCTCGCGGCCAATGCGCCAGTTGGCATCATGTTCCTGAACGATCTGCGCGCCGAGGATTGA
- a CDS encoding type II toxin-antitoxin system VapC family toxin, whose protein sequence is MKAIVDASIVAKWVIAEEHSEKAATLLGYDVLYAPDHWQAEAVNVIWSKVQFGDLTVEEAEPRVGLLLRAPIVTMPIASLMKHAFTISVGNSVTIYDSLYIAMARHHDVPFVTADARLLRKITDVSLRPLLRWIGDLPAVK, encoded by the coding sequence TTGAAAGCCATCGTGGATGCGTCCATCGTCGCCAAATGGGTCATCGCAGAAGAGCATTCCGAGAAGGCGGCCACCCTGCTTGGCTATGATGTCCTCTATGCACCCGATCATTGGCAGGCCGAGGCCGTCAACGTGATCTGGTCGAAGGTTCAGTTCGGTGATCTGACGGTGGAGGAGGCGGAGCCGAGAGTGGGCCTCCTCCTTCGCGCTCCGATCGTTACCATGCCGATTGCGTCCCTCATGAAGCACGCCTTCACGATTTCGGTCGGGAACAGCGTCACCATCTATGATTCCCTCTACATCGCCATGGCGCGCCATCATGATGTTCCCTTCGTGACGGCCGATGCCCGGCTGCTCCGGAAGATCACCGATGTATCCCTGCGACCGCTCCTGCGATGGATCGGCGATCTACCTGCGGTGAAATGA